The stretch of DNA TGCGTACGGTTTAGCACCCGAAGAAATTACTGAAGGCCTCTGCACTTTTCAAGGCCTGCCAGGAAGATTCCGACACATTGGAACGATTGGTAAAGTCGCTGTTGTTAGCGATTCATACGCAACCCGACCCCTTGCTGTCCACTCAGCTCTTCGTGAATGCACAGCCCCAATAGTGTGGATTGCGGGAGGTACCGATAAAGGATCTGGGTTGGAAGGGCTAGAGGCTCTTGTACGAAACCGAGTAGTTTTGTTTATAGGCGTAGGAGCTTCCGGTGCCAGGCTAACTAAGGAGGTAGGTAAGTGGCTCCCGGCTTTCCATTGTACAGAACGCAGCGGCGAGGCAGCTCTTGAATGTGCACTTAAGCGAGGCTTAAGGCACCTTGAGCAGAACGAGAACGGTGAAGGTACAGTGCTCCTAGCCCCCATGGCATCTTCCTTCGATCAATTCCGCGACTATAAACACCGAGGATCAGTTTTCACTGAGATAACCAGGAGACTAGAGCGCCAATGGATTCGCGATTACTGATCACACAGATTCTCCTTGGAGCCTTCGGCGTCCTTGCCGTGGCTACAGGAAAACCAGAATTAGCTATCGAGCATAGCGTTAGAATCCTCTTGGGTTTGTTTATCTCGATTTTAGTGGGAAGACTCACTGCGAACACCATAGTCCGCTTATCCCCCTACGCCTACCTGTTAACTCTTATTCTTCTTATAGCTGTAGTTATTTGGGGCTCATCGCCGGAAGGAAGCGAAAGTAAGCGCTGGTTAATTATTGGCGGCTTCGGCCTACAGCCGTCAGAATTCATGAAAGTTGTAGTCATTGCTTACCTAGCAGCGTTCTTTTATAACCACCTCGGCAACTGGCAAATTTGGCGACCAATGGTTGTTGTGGGCTTCGCGGCTGGCCTAATCGTGGCCCAACCAGATGTGAGTACAGCAGCATTCATCTTCGCCCTCGCGTTTGCAATCATGCTAGCAGCAGGCACCTCACTTGCACGGTTACTTGCAATTAGTACTTCTGCAGCACTGATTGCGTTAGTCCTTGCCGGCTCCTATCTAAGCCAATTCGAATACATTGGCGATCGCTTTTCTGGGTACATTGACTTTATCACCACCCAGGAAAAATCTGAAAATTTGAGCTTTCAAGCTGTTATGGCCAGACGAACCCTTCAGCGTTCTGGATTTTTTGGAATAGGCCCCGGACATCTCAACCGCGTCCCTGAGTCTTGGACCGACATGGTAGCTATCAATATTGCCCAGTCATTGGGACTTACCGGAATTACGACCCTAATCATACTTTACGTCCTAGTTGCCACTAGAGGCCTCTTTATCGCTTCTCGTTTAAGAGGACCAGGAAGCCTGCTTGCTGCTGGCGCAACAACATATATTTGTGGCCAAGCTGGCCTTAATCTACTTGTTTCTGCTGGACTCATACCAGTTACTGGTATCCCATTGCCCTTCGTCAGTTACGGTTTCAACAGCATGATTTCTGCTTCTATTGCCGTAGGGTTCATCCATAGCGGTTACCGTGCCCTAAAAACGGAGACCAAGCAATGACATCTTCCGTGATCTTCGCGACAGGTGGGACAGGAGGCCATATCTATCCTGCCATCGCAGTGGCTAATGCTGGTCGTGAACGGGGAGAGCAAATTATCTTCCTAGGCCAGCAGGGTGGAATGGAAGAAAACATTACCAGGAATGCAGGGTTCAGGTTCATTGGAGTCCCGGCAGGCAAATGGGACCGCCACAAACCAAACCCCTTACAGGCAATTTCAGCAACGAGAGGAACACTATCAGCCATGAAAGTCGTACGACGAGAGAGGCCCGGACTAATTATGGGTTTCGGTGGATTTGCTAGTTTCCCTGGTTGTGCTTCTGCAACACTACTTAACATACCACTCGTACTCCATGACGGTAACGTGTTCCCAGGTAAAGTCACACGCTGGTTTGCCAGTCGTGCTTGGGCAGTTATCGGGGCTCAGCAGGAGTCTTGTGGGTACTTAACGAAAGCCAAAAGGTTCATCCATATCCCTGAACCAATTCGCGAACACCGAATTCCTAAAAATGAAGCTCGCGATAAACTAGGCTTTCCTCTGTCGGGTATATTGACTCTAATAATGGGTGGTTCTCAAGGATCCGAAACTCTCAACCGCCTAGTACCAGAAGCCTATAAAAAACTCCACCAAAACACTTCTGTATTACACATCACCGGCGCTCACCTGAAACACTGTCTCGATAGCTCTACCTGTAATACCTATAAGACGGTACCCTATGCCGATTCCTCCCTAGCTTGGTCAGCTGCAGATCTTGGAATCACTCGATCGGGGGTAAGTACTCTTGCAGAGGCAGCTTTTCATGGAGTACCTCTTATCATGCTTCCCTTACCCGGATCTGCCAACAATCACCAGTTACTTAATGCCCGAGCAGTTGAAAAAGCCCGCGCAGGAATGGTGCTAGAGGATGAAAATGCCTCCGCACTAGCTCATAACTGGGAGAAAGCACTAAATCCGACAGCTCTTTATGAAGCTTCTAAAGCAGCTCAATCTCGTTCACCAGCAGGAGCTTCCGAACAAATATGGAAGGTAATTGATAAAGCTCGACAAGATACCCCTCCTATGATGCATGAAAGACTAGGTATTTCGTGAAGACACCGAAACATTTCCACTTTATGGGTATTGGCGGAATCGGGATGAGTGCACTCGCCAAATGGCACCTACAAGAAGGTCACCAAGTCAGCGGTTGTGATACTGCCGACAGCCAAAGCGTTCAACAATTACGGTCGCTAGGGATACC from Trueperaceae bacterium encodes:
- a CDS encoding cell division protein FtsW; this translates as MDSRLLITQILLGAFGVLAVATGKPELAIEHSVRILLGLFISILVGRLTANTIVRLSPYAYLLTLILLIAVVIWGSSPEGSESKRWLIIGGFGLQPSEFMKVVVIAYLAAFFYNHLGNWQIWRPMVVVGFAAGLIVAQPDVSTAAFIFALAFAIMLAAGTSLARLLAISTSAALIALVLAGSYLSQFEYIGDRFSGYIDFITTQEKSENLSFQAVMARRTLQRSGFFGIGPGHLNRVPESWTDMVAINIAQSLGLTGITTLIILYVLVATRGLFIASRLRGPGSLLAAGATTYICGQAGLNLLVSAGLIPVTGIPLPFVSYGFNSMISASIAVGFIHSGYRALKTETKQ
- a CDS encoding UDP-N-acetylglucosamine--N-acetylmuramyl-(pentapeptide) pyrophosphoryl-undecaprenol N-acetylglucosamine transferase, whose translation is MTSSVIFATGGTGGHIYPAIAVANAGRERGEQIIFLGQQGGMEENITRNAGFRFIGVPAGKWDRHKPNPLQAISATRGTLSAMKVVRRERPGLIMGFGGFASFPGCASATLLNIPLVLHDGNVFPGKVTRWFASRAWAVIGAQQESCGYLTKAKRFIHIPEPIREHRIPKNEARDKLGFPLSGILTLIMGGSQGSETLNRLVPEAYKKLHQNTSVLHITGAHLKHCLDSSTCNTYKTVPYADSSLAWSAADLGITRSGVSTLAEAAFHGVPLIMLPLPGSANNHQLLNARAVEKARAGMVLEDENASALAHNWEKALNPTALYEASKAAQSRSPAGASEQIWKVIDKARQDTPPMMHERLGIS